The Erythrobacter litoralis HTCC2594 nucleotide sequence TTGAGCGTCGGGTCGCGCACCAGGGCGCTGGGCGCATTCATCAGCCGCTTGGTGGCGCCGAGCGCGTCGGAGTGATCGGAGATGACAAGGAAGTCGAGCGGCCTGTCTAGCTGCGCTTCCATGCCCATCGTCGCGGTCACTTTCTCGCCCCGCGCAAAGCGAAGCGCCGCTTCCGGCCCTATCCTGACGCCGAAACCGAAAGCATCGACCGAATTGTCGGTGTGCAAGTGGGTGTCGCCCCAATAGGGCCGGTCGGGATATTCGGAGAGTGCGATCGTGTCTTCGCCATTACCCGCCTGCGCCGCACTGGCGCGCTCCTTGAAAGCACCTGAAAACCAGGCTGCCCCGGCCGCAATCGCGACGGCTGCGACCCCGGCTGCGATCCACTTCTTCTGCATGTGTCCTCCCCCACGCGCCCTTGCAGGAGAGAGTTGCGCGTTACCGGCGGCTCGTCAAGTCAGCCATTGCCGCCCAGGCTGGTCAGCGCGAAGATCATCGAACCACCGCCCAGCACTAGCGCGACGATCATCAGCAAGCCGTCACGCACCAGCAGCGCGAGACCGATCGCGGCAATGGCGATCATCGGCACGGTGCTGGCAAAGGGCAGGAACTCGAGCGGCGGGACCGACAGGCAGAGCAACAGGATGCCGACGGCAGCCACCCGCGCGCCGACGCCTTCGACCATGAAGTCGAACCGGTCGGTTAATTTGCTGTCGATCCATGCCGCCGCCCTGTCGAGCTTGTGCACGGCCTTGGCGAGCTTCTCGCCGTCGGTCTCGCGCCGCTCGACGAAACCAGGCAGCCAGACATGCTCGCGCCCGATCAGCAATTGCAATGCGATGAAAGCAATGATCAGCGCCAGCGCGGTCGGCACACCGGGAATGCCGCCAACGGGCGTAATTTCGAGAACTGGCAGGAGAATCAGCAAAGGCGCAAAACTGCGGCGCCCGAACGCGTCGAGGGCGCGGCCGAAGCTCACTTTCTCGTGATCTTCGCCAAGAGTCTCGATGTCGCCGAGAACGTCTTCTAAATTTTGCGGCTCTTCCGCTATCGCGCCACTCCTTCGCCAAACCAACGGCTGCGGGCGCGATAGTTTCCTCCCCTCCAGCTACATCGAACGCGCGATCAGCATCTTCATGACTTCGTTCGAACCACCGAAAATCCGTGTGATGCGGGCATCGCGGTACATCTTGGCGATGGGATATTCGTTGATATAGCCCGCGCCGCCGTGGAGCTGGAGACACTTGTCGACCACTTCGCTCTGCAATTCGGTGACCCAGTATTTCGCCATGGCCGCTGTTGCCACGTCGAGTTCGCCCTTCAGCAGCTTGGCGATGCAATCGTTCACGAACACGCGCGCCGCCGTGCCGCGCGCCTTGAGGTCGGCAAGCACGAACTGGGTGTTCTGGAAATCCCAGATCGTCTGCCCGAAGGCCTTGCGTTCTTTGACGTATTCGAGCGTCACTTCGAGCGCTTTCTCAATGCCGGTGGCCGCGCCCATCGCGATCACCAGCCGCTCCTGCGCCAGTTCGCCCATCAGCTGATAGAAACCCTTGCCTTCGACCCCGCCGAGCACGTTTTCAGCCGGAACGAAGACATTGTCGAAGAACAGCTCCGACGTATCGGCAGCGTCCAGCCCGATCTTGTCGAGCTTCTTGCCGCGCTGGAAGCCTTCCGCGCCTTCGGTTTCCAGCAGCATCAGCGAGATGCCCTTGGCGCGCTCGTTCGGGTCGGTCTTGGCGACGACAACGATGAAGTCCGCCGTCTGGCCGTTGGAGATATAGGTCTTGGCCCCGTTGATGCGGTAACCGTTGCCGTCCTTGAGCGCGGTCGTGGTGATGCTCTGCAAATCGCTGCCGACACCCGGCTCGGTCATGGCGATTGCGCTGACGAGCTCGCCGGTCACAAGCTTGGGCAGGTATTTCTTCTTCTGCTCCTCGGTGCCGTGACGCACGAGGTAGGGCAGGATGATGGTGTTGTGCAGGCTGGCGGCGAAGCCATCGACGCCGTGCTTGGCCTGCTGGTCGATCACCACCATGTCATGACGGAAATCGCCGCCGTGGCCGCCATATTCTTCGGGCACGGAAACGCCGAGCAAGCCTGCCGCGCCCGCCTCGTTCCAGAACTCGCGCTCGACCTGCCCCTCTTCGCGCCATTTCTTGACGCGCTTCTCCGGCGCATGCTGCTGGTAGAACTTGCCGACGGCATCGGCGAAGATCGAAATCTCTTCGTCTTCCATGAATTCGGGCTGGGGTACGTCGATGGCGGGCATGGGTGTGGTCCTCTCCAGTATTTAGATGTTGCGTCGCACCGTATCATGTCGGTAGCGGACCGCAACGCATTCCAAAGGCCGTAAAACACGCGGCGCATGGCAGGACAGGCATGGACCGCAGCTCATGGATTTAATCGGCCCCACTTCGCAGAGCTTCATCAGCCAGCGCACCAAGCTGCACTACGCCGATTGGGGCAATCACGATGCCCCGCCGCTGATCCTGTTGCATGGCGGTCGCGATCACTGCCGCAGCTGGGACTGGATGGCGGAGAAGCTGCGCAAGAACTGGCACGTGATATGCCCCGACCTGCGCGGCCATGGCGACAGCGAGTGGACCAATACCGGGGTCTACCAGGTCAGCGGCTATGTCTACGATCTGGCGCAGCTGATCCACCAATTGGAACTCGCGCCCGTCACCATCGTGGCGCATTCGCTCGGCGGCAATATCGCCACGCGCTATGCCGGGCTTTACCCTGAGAACTTGCGCAAGCTGGTCGCCATCGAAGGGCTCGGGCCGAGCCCCAAGGTGATGGACAAGATGGCGGAAACGCCGTGGTACGAACACCGCAAGCAATGGATGGAGAAGAAGCGCGACGCTTCATCGCGCCTGCCGCGCCGCTACGACACGTTCGAATCCGCGCTCGACCGGATGCACGAAGCCAACAGCTATCTGAGCCGCGAGCAGGCCGAGCACCTGACCCGCCACGGTACGATCCGCAACGAGGACGGCACCTGGAGCTGGAAGTTCGATCCGCACCTGCACGCCTGGCCGCCCCACGACCTGACCCATGCGCAGATCGAGGAACTATGGGGCCGTGTGAGCTGCCCAACCTTGCTGGTCTATGGCAATGACAGCTGGGCTTCGAACCCGGAGAAAGACGGGCGGATGAAGCACTTCGGCGACAACGTCAGCGTCAGCGCCTACGATCGCGCCGGGCACTGGGTGCATCACGACCGGTTCGATGATTTCCTCGCCGAGGTCGAAGCTTTCATCGCCTAGGGCCTCATCGATTGACTACGCTGTTCCCGACAACCATAGCGACGCGCCATGGCTTCGGGACCTTCCGACATACTTCGGCGTGCGCAGGCGCTGATCCAGTCCGGGCGCCCCGGCGAGGCGGTCGATGTACTGCTTGCGGCGGAACGCGCTGCACCCCTCGGCCCTGATGCGCAGCGGATGCTGGTGCAGGCGCTGAGCCAGAGCGGCGACCTCCACACGGCAATGGACCGGCAGCTGTCGCTGGTGCCGCAGGATGTAGCCGCTAGCGACGCGCAGGGCCGCGCCGATGCGCTGGCGGCGGCGCAGCTCGCCCAGCTGGCGATGAACTACGAACAATCGGCCGGGATCGCACGACAGCTGGTCGCCCGCGATCCGCTCGACCTCGATGCCGCGGGCCTGCTTGCGACGCTGGAGCTGTGGCTCGACGGGCCGGAGCGCGCGCAGGACGTGCTGGCCGCCGTCGTCGATCGTCCCGATGCGCCGCCGCATTTACTGGCCGAAGCCCTCGCCTATGCGAGCGAGCCGAGCCCGCGACTGGTCGAGCGGATCGAGCCGGAATCGCAAAATACCGGCCTGCCAGCTCAGGCCCGCGCCGACCTGTTGCTGGCGCTGGCGCAGTATCATGACCGGCAGGGCGAAGCCGAGCAGGCCTGGGAGCTCGCCGAACAGGGCAATGCCCTCGCCCCGGCGCGGCAGCAGCAGGACTGGAACGGCGTACTCGCCATCCATCGCCAGCTTTACCGGGCGATGGAGCCGGTCGGCGAGGTGGATGGGCCCCGGCATGTCTACCTGATCGGCACGCCGCGCTCGGGCCAGTCGCTGCTGCAGTCCATGCTGGCGGCTTCGCCCGACGTCGGATCGCTCGGCGAGCGCGGCGCGCTGCTTCAGCATGTCCTGTTTCGCAGCGGGCTGATCGCACAGATGCCGTCCGGACAGCGCGCGGATTACTATCGCCAGCTTCACGAATCGGATCGGCGCGGCATCGCGCGGCAGGTGGGCGAACCGGCGATCGTGGTCGACAAATCGCCGCTACACCTGCCCGTCGCAGGAAGCATCGCCCGCATTCATCCCGGGGCGGTATTCGGTGCCGTCCTGCGCGACCCGGCCGACACGGCGCTTTCGATCTGGCTGCGCAGCATGCCTCCCGTCTATGACTACGCCAACAGTCTCGATGCCATCTTTGCCCATCTCGATTTCGCGCTCGATGCCCTTGCCGCGTGGCGCGAGGAGGGGATCGACGT carries:
- a CDS encoding exopolysaccharide biosynthesis protein; its protein translation is MVWRRSGAIAEEPQNLEDVLGDIETLGEDHEKVSFGRALDAFGRRSFAPLLILLPVLEITPVGGIPGVPTALALIIAFIALQLLIGREHVWLPGFVERRETDGEKLAKAVHKLDRAAAWIDSKLTDRFDFMVEGVGARVAAVGILLLCLSVPPLEFLPFASTVPMIAIAAIGLALLVRDGLLMIVALVLGGGSMIFALTSLGGNG
- a CDS encoding acyl-CoA dehydrogenase family protein, which translates into the protein MPAIDVPQPEFMEDEEISIFADAVGKFYQQHAPEKRVKKWREEGQVEREFWNEAGAAGLLGVSVPEEYGGHGGDFRHDMVVIDQQAKHGVDGFAASLHNTIILPYLVRHGTEEQKKKYLPKLVTGELVSAIAMTEPGVGSDLQSITTTALKDGNGYRINGAKTYISNGQTADFIVVVAKTDPNERAKGISLMLLETEGAEGFQRGKKLDKIGLDAADTSELFFDNVFVPAENVLGGVEGKGFYQLMGELAQERLVIAMGAATGIEKALEVTLEYVKERKAFGQTIWDFQNTQFVLADLKARGTAARVFVNDCIAKLLKGELDVATAAMAKYWVTELQSEVVDKCLQLHGGAGYINEYPIAKMYRDARITRIFGGSNEVMKMLIARSM
- a CDS encoding alpha/beta fold hydrolase, which codes for MDLIGPTSQSFISQRTKLHYADWGNHDAPPLILLHGGRDHCRSWDWMAEKLRKNWHVICPDLRGHGDSEWTNTGVYQVSGYVYDLAQLIHQLELAPVTIVAHSLGGNIATRYAGLYPENLRKLVAIEGLGPSPKVMDKMAETPWYEHRKQWMEKKRDASSRLPRRYDTFESALDRMHEANSYLSREQAEHLTRHGTIRNEDGTWSWKFDPHLHAWPPHDLTHAQIEELWGRVSCPTLLVYGNDSWASNPEKDGRMKHFGDNVSVSAYDRAGHWVHHDRFDDFLAEVEAFIA
- a CDS encoding tetratricopeptide repeat-containing sulfotransferase family protein codes for the protein MASGPSDILRRAQALIQSGRPGEAVDVLLAAERAAPLGPDAQRMLVQALSQSGDLHTAMDRQLSLVPQDVAASDAQGRADALAAAQLAQLAMNYEQSAGIARQLVARDPLDLDAAGLLATLELWLDGPERAQDVLAAVVDRPDAPPHLLAEALAYASEPSPRLVERIEPESQNTGLPAQARADLLLALAQYHDRQGEAEQAWELAEQGNALAPARQQQDWNGVLAIHRQLYRAMEPVGEVDGPRHVYLIGTPRSGQSLLQSMLAASPDVGSLGERGALLQHVLFRSGLIAQMPSGQRADYYRQLHESDRRGIARQVGEPAIVVDKSPLHLPVAGSIARIHPGAVFGAVLRDPADTALSIWLRSMPPVYDYANSLDAIFAHLDFALDALAAWREEGIDVRLMEHAELIEEPAQFGEALAAWLDIDWSPEFLDPQRRTAPVATFSAAQVRQPISPKVARGAAPYAERLEPWAEQIETLSEKTAELLGG